ATTGATAAACCTTTTCTTCTTTGATTCTATCGTACAACAGGACGACTTTTCGTTCCATCTTAAAAAGAAAAAATAAGAGAGGTATTAATCCGACGAAATAGGCCGCCGTAATAAAACCATAGTTTGGCGTGAGCGCCATTTTTCGGGACTCAAACCGGTGAGTCGACGAATCCCAGGTTCCAACCAGGACCACAACTTTAAATTCCCTTAAATTGTCCAGATCGTCCCCGGTATAAAGGACCGGTATTTTGCGTTGCGATCCGGAAAGTTCAAAAATGGCCTGCTGCCGGCCTGATTCGAATTGCAGGCTTCCGGGTTCAATTCGACCCTGGACCCGGACCGGGATCGAGGCGGACTTCTGCTCTAACTCATCCGGAGATATGACGGCCACCTCTTTCAGGTAACGATTTCCGGCGATGAGGCTGAACACAATACATAGCAGAAAAATGATGCTCCAGCGAAGATAGAATTTTTTCACGAAATACTGTCCATTACAACTGGATCTCGCTCAGAAGGCGGCCCTGTTTCGCTTCAAGCAGATATTCAAGATAGAGCATCTGTGTCCGAACCATCAACATATACGCAAACAGGAGATAGAGGCCGATTGACATGCAAATTAAAGGGATCAGAATAGGGGTGGCAATGCTGACACCACGACTGGAAATGGAGAGAGGCTGGTGAAGCGTACGCCACCATTCAACGGAAAAATGGACGATGGGAAGGTCGACAAACCCGATGATGGCCAGGACCGCGGAGTAGCGGGCTTCTTTTTCCTTATCATCGAGGAATGAGCGAAGCATAATATATCCGATCAAAATAAGGAGGAGGACTGCAAAGGAAACCAGTCGTGGATCCCAGGTCCACCAGGTGTTCCAGGTGGGTTTCGCCCAGATTGAGCCCGTAATCAGGGCCACCGTGGTAAAGAGGATTCCGATACCCGCCGAGGCATGACAGAGATTGTCGATCACCGGATCCCTTTTCCATAAATACCAGAGGCTTCCAAAAAAGAGCACCGTATAGGCGAGCATGGCCCCCTCTGCAAAGGGGACATGAATGTACATAATACGGACGACCTCTCCCTGGTAGTAGTCTGAAGGGGAAACGACAAGCGCCTGATAAAGTCCGACGGCCAGAAACAGGCCGGCCATCAGAGCGATCCAGTTTTGTACTTTTCTCAATCTTCCGATAAAGCGTGATGCAAGCATCTTGGAAAATCTCCTAATAATCCAGTATGAATTCAAAAACCCAAAAAGAAACGATCATAAAGATCAGATCAAATACGGCCAGCAATTCCAGCCACTGCAGGTACAAATAGAGGGGATCCCCATTAAGCGCTCCCCGCGTTGATTCAACCGCACCGATAAAAACCGGTACAGCAAGAGGAAGAAGAAGGATGGGAAACATGACCTCTCGTGCCCGTATCTGTACTGTCAGGGCTGAGAAAAGGGTTCCGAGCGCGGATAAACCCATTGTCGCAACTAAAAATATTAACAGAATAATGGGGAGTTTATCAAGTATATCTAGATTAAAGAAAAGGATGAAAAGGGGAAACAAGATGATTTCCGCCAGAAGCAGGAAGAGAATATTTCCAAATAATTTCCCGAGATAGATGGCTCCCTTTGAGACCGGTGCCATCTGGAGGTATTCCATGCAGTCATTCTGAACTTCAGGCAGAAACGATTTCCCGAGTCCGATTATTCCGGTAAACCCGAATGCCACCCAGATGATTCCAGGCATGAGTTCTTTCGTGGCCGCCTGATCCATTGAAAAGCTGAAACTGAAAATGAGAATGACGGCCAGTGCGAAAAAAAACATGGAGGAGACGTTTTCCCGGTTTCGGATTTCACTCACCAGATCTTTCCAGACGATCCATTGAATTACCTTAAAAAATTGCATGTTCCTCCAGAAGGCTCTTGACAGAAATTTCTTTCAAATTTCCGTTAATCAAGACGCCCGCCTGATGTGCCACCTCGGCTGTTTTAATTCTTTCATGCGTTGTCATGAGGATGGTCATGCCTTCACGGTTAAAATCCCGGATGCATTGATTCAAGGTCTCGACGCCCCGCTCATCGAGAGAAGAATACCCTTCGTCCAATAAGAGAACTTTGGGGCGAATGAGTATGGCTCTCGCAATGGAAAGTCTCTTCTTCATCCCCGCAGAGAGGAAGCGGCTTTTAAGCTTTGCAAACGGACCGATCCCGACCCGATCCAGCGCGGTTTTTATTTCGAGCCGGGAAGGAGAGATTCCTCTGATTTCAAGAGCAAACTGAACATTTTCCTCCGTAGTCAAATCATCATAGAGGTAGGAGCCGTGTCCGATGAGAAAGATCTGCTCCCGGACCTTCATTTTTTCGGACAGGCCCTGAAACCCCTGGATTTTGAAATTTCCCGAGGTGGGACGGATCAGGGTCGCAAGAATTCTGAGCAGAGTTGATTTTCCGGCACCATTTGGACCGAACAGGGCATAACAGCTCCCTTCCCGGATCTCAAATGAGACGCCCCGCAACACCTGATGGTGCTGGTAAGATTTGATGAGCTGATCTCCGGAAATAGACATAGGGGAATAAAGGGAGAGGCTAGAAATTAAGAATCTTTCAGGGTTTTCAGGTCAGATTCAACCATGATCCGGACCAGTTCTTTAAATGTCACTCCGTGATTCCATTTTAACTTGCTCTTTGCCTTGCCAGGATCTCCGATTAAGAGATCCACCTCGGCAGGCCTGAAGAAAAGGGGATCGGATACGACATGGTCCTCCCACTGAAGTCCCACGGTTTCAAAGGCAATCTGGACTAATTCCTTAACGGTATGGGTCTCCCCGGTTGCGATGACGTAGTCATCCGGTTCGCTCTGTTGAAGCATCAGCCACATGGCTTGAACATAATCTCCGGCAAATCCCCAGTCTCGCTTGGCGTCCAGATTTCCCATCCGGAGATTTTTTTCCAGACCCAGTTTTATTTTGGCCACGCCGCAGGAGACCTTCCGCGTTACAAATTCCAGACACCTTCGGGGGGATTCATGATTAAATAGAATTCCGGAACAGGCGAAAAGATCATAGCTTTCGCGATAATTGACGGTAATGAAGTGTCCATACGCTTTAGCAACCCCATAGGGACTCCTGGGATAAAATGGCGTCTTTTCATTTTGAGGAATATCTCTGACCTTTCCGAACATCTCGCTGCTGGAGGCCTGATAAAATCGGGCATCCGGTTTCTGTTTTCGAATGGACTCCAGAATGCGGGTCACTCCGATGGAATCCACTTCGGCGGTCAGAATCGGTTGATTCCACGATGCCGGAACGAAAGACTGGGCACCCAGATTATAGACTTCATCCGGCTGGGAAATCTTAACCGCTTCATCGAGAGAGGAAGGATCGGTTAAATCTCCCTGAATCAGCTCAATCTGTGGAAGGATATGGGCGATTCGATCCCATTTCTCGACGCTGGACCTCCGGACCATACCATAGATCTTGTATCCCTTTGTCAGTAGGAATTCAGCAAGGTAAGAGCCATCCTGGCCCGTTATCCCTGTAATCAACGCTTTTTTCATCAGACCCTCGTCAAACTCTTGTTAGGTTATTCCGCTCAATAAAAAAAATTAGAATACCATTGTTTTCCCGATATTCAAAATACTTTTGAAATTCAACTACCTTTCCCTGTTATGTGTCGTCACGGGACGGGTCATCCGGTTTATTCGATCCCCGGTTTGGGGGAGACGTGGGCCCTAAGGCGAGGGAAATGAGAATGAGAGAACCGATAAAGAGCAAAAACGCGAGGGGAATGAGATAAAATGAAAAGCTGAGGGTTATCGCGAGAAAGATTCCCAAAATTCCAAATAGAGCAGCCAGACATCCTAAACAGCCTTTCACTCCAGGCATGGGCACGTCTCATGATACTTAACGGGGCGTCAGATTTTTTTAACAGAAGGGAAGAGAGAGGAGCCGGAGGAGAAAACGTGGCTATTTTCTAATTTTTTCTTCTTGTTCCTGACGGGTCTTGCATTCAATACAAAGGGTGGTGACAGGACGGGCGAGCAATCTCTTGGTTGAAATTTCCTCGCCGCAGCTTTCACATATTCCAAAGTTCCCCGCGGAGATTCTTTCCAGCGCCTCGTCAATTTTCTTAAGCAGTTTCTGTTCTCTCTCCTTGATTCTGAGAAGAAAATTCTGATCTGCCACTGCCGTGGCCTGGTCCCCCAAATCAGAGTAATTCTCGCTTCCCGGATTCAAGCCCCCCCCTAATATCACGCCCGCTTCGGCCAAAAGAGCGCTTTTTTGTCTCTCGAGCTCTTTTTTGATTTCTTCAAACTTATTTTTCTTAGGTTTTTGTGTCATAAAATCAGCCTCGACTGTCAATTAGGTATGCCATTTTATCCACAATTCACGTGGCATGATCGTATTCGTCCGGAATGGATTCTCAATGTCAAATTACCATACAACTCATTGATTTTTAACACGAATTAGGAAAAAACACCGTGAGTTCCGAAGATGTCGAAATTTGAATTCTTCGGAATATATCAAAGTTTATAGCCAGAGTCAAATTAAAAGGAGATTCTGGAAATTCCGGTTCATTGACTCTATTGGAGGGGTAGTCTATCATTTAAAGATGGAAATGAAAATGAACAAAGAGAACCCTTTTTCAGGGAAATTGGTGACTTTTATCGTTGGAAAATCGGATCTTAATCTTGAAACGAGCCAAACCAGCGAAAGCAAATCGATTCGAAGAGCACCCAATTATCCTGATGTCATTCCGAAACAGAAGGGAATCAAAGTCTGGAACGAAAAGATCGATCAACGGGAAGCGCAATTCCTGGTCAAAGCGTATCTTCCGAATATCATCATTGTGGAAGGGACGGTTTTGGTCAACGACTTTCTTTCCCCTGTAGTTTTTGAAATGAAAAGGACACTTCTCGGGTCTTGCCGAAAGGTCTTGGCGGAATTTCGCTGCCTTCCTGATTTTGACGAAGAATACAGCGTTTACTGTGTTTCAAACTATTCGGGAGCAAGAGAAAAATTTATCGAGACCTATGGCGAAGCAATTGCCAGCCTCCTCAAAAATGAAAGAAATCCGCTGGACGAGGAAGAAATCAGGCAGACCCTTCAAAGTCAAATCAAGTATGGTGTGGACGATTTGACCATTGTCGATTGGGATGGCGCTTTTCTCATGGATATGAAGGAAGACTTTGAACCCAATATCGAATTATTTGAAATCGCGAATTACCAGCTACTCAAATCCAGAATATTGGATGACGAACTGGACAGCCGGTTAAAAATCACCGCTTCCTTTCTAAGCGGAGAAAAAAATGGATTCCTGTTCGGATCCAAGTTGTTAAAACGACTCCTGCGTGAAATCATCCAGATTCGAACCACTTCGATTCTGGAGTCTGCGTCAATTGAACAGAATATCAAGCTGATCGGAGATTGGTATTCAGCCCGACTCTATCATTTGATCTCCAAGAAATTTCATCTTGAGGATTGGGGGAAAAACATCAACGAAAAACTGGATATCCTGGAAGATGTCTACGTTATGGCTTCCGACAATTTTTCAATCTCTTTTAGAACAACTCTGGAATTCATCCTTATCGCGGGATGGTTTGTCCTTTTAATGGGATGGTTCTTTCTATTTTATCTTGACTTGAAAAAAGGAGGATAAATTCATTAAGAAACTTATCCTCGCCTCTTCTTCTCCCCGTAGAAAAGATCTGCTCTCCCGGTTCGGTCTCCCATTTGAAATTATTCCTTCTGACGTGTCAGAAAAGGAATGGGAAGGCGAAGACCATGAATCGTATGTTCGGAGAATTGCGCAATTGAAGGCGGATCACGTGGCGAGTCGGAAAAAGGAAGCGTGGGTCATCGGTGCGGATACCATTGTCGTGGTCGGAGAAGTCAAGATGGGGAAGCCGGCGACCGGAGGAGAGGCCCGAAAGATGCTGCAGCTCCTTTCAGGGAAAAAGCATGTCGTGATGACCGGCGTTGCATTGATCTGTGCAAATCAGCACTATTGTGAGTCTGTAGTTGAAAAAACAGAAGTCTGGTTTAAGACGATTACCCCATCTGAGATCGAGCAGTACATTTCGACCCCGGAGCCTTATGATAAAGCCGGAAGCTATGGGATTCAGGGCAAAGGAGCGACCTTTGTCGACCGGATTGAAGGCGAAGTTTCGAATGTCATGGGCCTTCCGCTTCGTCGAATCAAAATCCTGCTTGAAAATTCGGGGATCCTTAATGTTTCCCATAAAAATTAACCCTGGTTAATACAAAGGAGTTCACAGCGATGAAAGCAACTTTATTTGGTCTCATTTCGTTTGCGTTTATCCTGCTCATGGCATGCAGTTCGAAAGAGAATCAGGCGGAATCTCCGGCAGCGGTTGGTTTGAAGGTGATCGGTGAGACGCCGTCCGGGCTTCTCAAAGGTGAAACGCTCTTTCTAAGCCGTTGTTCGGGCTGCCATGGCGAGAAAGGAAGGGGAACCGAAAGAGGCCCGACATTCATTTCCCCGATCTATCATCCGGACCACCATGGCGATGACTCCTTTATTTTAGCCGCACGAAACGGAGCCAGGGCACATCATTGGCAATTTGGAGACATGCCACCGATTCCCGGCATAAGAGAGGATGACATGAAGGAAATTATTGCGTATATACGCTGGCTCCAGAAAGAAAATAAGGTTTATTGATCGGCAAAACGGGAAAGGGTGCCTGCTGTGTTCTCGAGTCTCGACTTCGTCAACGTATATCCCTATACGCCTCCGTCGTCTCGATTCTGCGGCCTGGCATGAACCCTTTCTCGTTATGCCGATTCCCCTGAGTGGGAAAGGGTGCCTGCTGTGTTCTCGAATCTCGACTTCGTCAACGTATATCCCTATACCCCTCCGTCGTCTCGATTCTGCGGCACGACATGTTCCTCATTTTGGTCCATAAGAAAATAAATAGGAAAAAGAGGTTGTCAGGAGCGATGTTTTATGATAAATTGAGAATAGCTATCAATTTCAATTTACGATTTTGTGCCGGATGCTATGGAAAAAGAAGCTGAAATCCTAAAAAAACATATTCAGGTTCATCAACTCAAGTTGACGCGCCAGCGCCAGGTCATCCTGGACACATTCCTTACCTTGCCACGACATGTTTCGGCGGAAGAGCTTTATGAAGCGAGCACCCGGAAGAACCGGTCGATCGGATTGGCGACGGTTTATCGGACGCTCCACCTCCTCTGTCAGGCTGGGATTGTTCAGGAGAGAGAGTTTGGAGACGGCCAGGCACGCTATGAGATCGTTTCAAATCATAGTCATCATGATCACCTGGTCTGTTTGAGTTGCGGACGGATTATTGAGTTTGAAAACATGGATATTGAAAATTTGCAGGAACAGGTGGCCAAAGAACATTCGTTTATCATCCAACGGCATAAATTGGAGTTGTATGGATATTGCAAGACGTGTCACAGATCAACAGCGCATGGAAAAAAACTCAGGAAAAATAAATGAAAACCAGGTTTTATGTTTTCGCACTTTTATTGGTATTTGGCGCGACTCTGGGAGCAGGAGAAACGACGATAAAAACTACAATCCGGAATCAAAGGTTTATACCGGATGAGATTCGCATTAAAGCGGAAACAAAAGTCATTTTTCAGATTTCGAACGAGGATAAAGTTCCGGTCGAGTTTGAAAGCAGCGATCTCAACAAGGAGAAAATGGTACTGCCTGGCAAAACTTTGGAAATAGCGCTTAAAGGACTCAAACCGGGAATATATGAATTTTTCAGCGACTTTGGACCGCAGGCCTTACGAGGGAGAATTATCGTCGAATGATAGGAACATTTATTATCAGTTGGAGAGAGTCGATTGAAGCGGCGCTTCTGGTAGGTATCCTGATGGTTTATTTGAAGAAAATCGGACAGGAGAAGAGCTTTATTTTTATTTATATGGGCGTAATATTCGGAATCATTGCCAGTCTCCTTTTTGGATATCTTTCTACCCGGCTCAGCTTTTTATTCGAAGGGGGAAGAGAAGAAATATTTAGTTCGGTAATTCTTCTGTTTGCGGTGGTGATTCTGACTTACATGGTGATCTGGATGTCGGACCAGGCGAAGCACATTAAGGGGAAAATTCATCAGAAAGTTGACGCCGTGATGGAGCAGAAAAAGCTTTGGGCGCTTACCTTTCTGGCTTTTACAGGGGTCTTTCGGGAAGGAATCGAAACAGTTCTCTTTTTATGGGGAATTTTTATTCAGAACCAGGGAACAAGTTCTCTCTCCTTGTCTTTGTTGAGCGGAATATCCGGTATTGTGCTGGCAGTTTTGATGGCCTGGTTCTTTTTCAGAGGATTCGGACACCTCGTGGATATGAAAAAGTTTTTCCAGATTACAGGTGGAGTCCTCCTGTTCATGTCTGCAGGAATGCTGGTCGCCTCTGTCGGCAAATTGGAGTCCGCCGGATTTATTCCTCCACTTTTGACCCGGATTTGGGATTCCTCGTGGCTGGTGGATGACCGGACTCTGGTCGGCCATCTCTTTTCTGGACTTTTTGGGTATCGGGCAAAACCGACCTTAATGGAAATTCTGGTCTATTTCATTTATTTTTCCTCAATCATTTTCTGGATTCGCCGCCAAAATTTAAGGCGCGCATGATCCAAAGAGCACTCTCGGGTCTTGCCGTTTTAGTCTTGTTCTTCTTTCTATTCAGTGGAGAAGGTAACGCGACTCGCGAATTTAAGGTCTATCCCTCGCAGACTGCGCCGGAAGGAGAAGTCGAATCTTCTTTCTGGAACAACTATACCTCCTCCAACAGCCAACCGTATTCATTCAAGGGAAATCCGGTCAGCAAATCGGACTTAATGGAATATTCTCTGGAACTGGAATATGGTGTCACCGACCGGTTGACGATCGAAGGATATGGGGATTTCGAACAACCAAAGGGAGAATCTTTTCAATATGTCGGAGCAAAAGCGGTTTTGGCTCGCTATCATATTTTCCAGGAAGACGAAAGGTTTTGGGATACATCCATTTATCTGGAATATTCCCTTCCAAACGAGGCCTACAATCCCTCAGAGGAGCTGGAAGCCCGACTTCTCCTGGAAAAAGCAGTGGATCGATGGTCTGTCAGGTTGAATCCGATCCTGAGCAAACCGGTCAGCGGTCCCGAGGTGTCGGGAGGGATTGAATTGGCCTATGCCGCCGGGATTTACTGGAGGATGTTTCACACCTTTGTCCCGGATCTTGAATTCTTTGGGGAGTTCGGAGAGTTGAAAAACAGTCCGAAACATATCCACTATCTCTTTCCGGGTTTTTCAGTCAACTTCGGCACCGGGTGGAAATGGGAATCGGGTATTGGAATGGGAATGACCTCCGAGAGCGATCGGGTGATCATTAAGAACATGATTAGTTATTCCACGATCTTTTAATTTAAAGCGCAAAATTAAGGTTCAAAGTTGCCGAGAGCTCACTAATAATTCTCAACTCCATGCCGAGTGAGAGCCCTTTTTGAATATTAAAATCAAGTCCC
This is a stretch of genomic DNA from Nitrospirota bacterium. It encodes these proteins:
- a CDS encoding cytochrome c maturation protein CcmE, whose amino-acid sequence is MKKFYLRWSIIFLLCIVFSLIAGNRYLKEVAVISPDELEQKSASIPVRVQGRIEPGSLQFESGRQQAIFELSGSQRKIPVLYTGDDLDNLREFKVVVLVGTWDSSTHRFESRKMALTPNYGFITAAYFVGLIPLLFFLFKMERKVVLLYDRIKEEKVYQSEESG
- the ccsA gene encoding cytochrome c biogenesis protein CcsA; this translates as MLASRFIGRLRKVQNWIALMAGLFLAVGLYQALVVSPSDYYQGEVVRIMYIHVPFAEGAMLAYTVLFFGSLWYLWKRDPVIDNLCHASAGIGILFTTVALITGSIWAKPTWNTWWTWDPRLVSFAVLLLILIGYIMLRSFLDDKEKEARYSAVLAIIGFVDLPIVHFSVEWWRTLHQPLSISSRGVSIATPILIPLICMSIGLYLLFAYMLMVRTQMLYLEYLLEAKQGRLLSEIQL
- a CDS encoding heme exporter protein CcmB, translating into MQFFKVIQWIVWKDLVSEIRNRENVSSMFFFALAVILIFSFSFSMDQAATKELMPGIIWVAFGFTGIIGLGKSFLPEVQNDCMEYLQMAPVSKGAIYLGKLFGNILFLLLAEIILFPLFILFFNLDILDKLPIILLIFLVATMGLSALGTLFSALTVQIRAREVMFPILLLPLAVPVFIGAVESTRGALNGDPLYLYLQWLELLAVFDLIFMIVSFWVFEFILDY
- the ccmA gene encoding heme ABC exporter ATP-binding protein CcmA produces the protein MSISGDQLIKSYQHHQVLRGVSFEIREGSCYALFGPNGAGKSTLLRILATLIRPTSGNFKIQGFQGLSEKMKVREQIFLIGHGSYLYDDLTTEENVQFALEIRGISPSRLEIKTALDRVGIGPFAKLKSRFLSAGMKKRLSIARAILIRPKVLLLDEGYSSLDERGVETLNQCIRDFNREGMTILMTTHERIKTAEVAHQAGVLINGNLKEISVKSLLEEHAIF
- the gmd gene encoding GDP-mannose 4,6-dehydratase, whose translation is MKKALITGITGQDGSYLAEFLLTKGYKIYGMVRRSSVEKWDRIAHILPQIELIQGDLTDPSSLDEAVKISQPDEVYNLGAQSFVPASWNQPILTAEVDSIGVTRILESIRKQKPDARFYQASSSEMFGKVRDIPQNEKTPFYPRSPYGVAKAYGHFITVNYRESYDLFACSGILFNHESPRRCLEFVTRKVSCGVAKIKLGLEKNLRMGNLDAKRDWGFAGDYVQAMWLMLQQSEPDDYVIATGETHTVKELVQIAFETVGLQWEDHVVSDPLFFRPAEVDLLIGDPGKAKSKLKWNHGVTFKELVRIMVESDLKTLKDS
- a CDS encoding TraR/DksA C4-type zinc finger protein — protein: MTQKPKKNKFEEIKKELERQKSALLAEAGVILGGGLNPGSENYSDLGDQATAVADQNFLLRIKEREQKLLKKIDEALERISAGNFGICESCGEEISTKRLLARPVTTLCIECKTRQEQEEKIRK
- the maf gene encoding septum formation inhibitor Maf gives rise to the protein MKKLILASSSPRRKDLLSRFGLPFEIIPSDVSEKEWEGEDHESYVRRIAQLKADHVASRKKEAWVIGADTIVVVGEVKMGKPATGGEARKMLQLLSGKKHVVMTGVALICANQHYCESVVEKTEVWFKTITPSEIEQYISTPEPYDKAGSYGIQGKGATFVDRIEGEVSNVMGLPLRRIKILLENSGILNVSHKN
- a CDS encoding cytochrome c; amino-acid sequence: MKATLFGLISFAFILLMACSSKENQAESPAAVGLKVIGETPSGLLKGETLFLSRCSGCHGEKGRGTERGPTFISPIYHPDHHGDDSFILAARNGARAHHWQFGDMPPIPGIREDDMKEIIAYIRWLQKENKVY
- a CDS encoding transcriptional repressor; its protein translation is MEKEAEILKKHIQVHQLKLTRQRQVILDTFLTLPRHVSAEELYEASTRKNRSIGLATVYRTLHLLCQAGIVQEREFGDGQARYEIVSNHSHHDHLVCLSCGRIIEFENMDIENLQEQVAKEHSFIIQRHKLELYGYCKTCHRSTAHGKKLRKNK
- a CDS encoding cupredoxin domain-containing protein — translated: MKTRFYVFALLLVFGATLGAGETTIKTTIRNQRFIPDEIRIKAETKVIFQISNEDKVPVEFESSDLNKEKMVLPGKTLEIALKGLKPGIYEFFSDFGPQALRGRIIVE
- a CDS encoding FTR1 family iron permease, with protein sequence MIGTFIISWRESIEAALLVGILMVYLKKIGQEKSFIFIYMGVIFGIIASLLFGYLSTRLSFLFEGGREEIFSSVILLFAVVILTYMVIWMSDQAKHIKGKIHQKVDAVMEQKKLWALTFLAFTGVFREGIETVLFLWGIFIQNQGTSSLSLSLLSGISGIVLAVLMAWFFFRGFGHLVDMKKFFQITGGVLLFMSAGMLVASVGKLESAGFIPPLLTRIWDSSWLVDDRTLVGHLFSGLFGYRAKPTLMEILVYFIYFSSIIFWIRRQNLRRA